From the genome of uncultured Fusobacterium sp.:
ATTAACTAATTCCTTATTTTTCTCTTAAAAAGTCAAATTATAATTTCCTTATATACAAAAAAAGACTGACACCGAAGTGTCAGTCTCCTATGTAATGATTTTAATTTTTAACAGTATAACAGGTTACTATTATTTTTTCTCAGCAGAGAAGTCCATAGCAGCAAGTCTGTTGTATTGTCTCCATCTTCTTTGAGCTTCTGCTTTGTTTCTTTCGTAAAGAGCTTTAGCCTCAGCTGGGTTAGCTTTAGATAGAGTAGCATATCTTACTTCTCCTAATAAGTACTCTTCATATTTATCCCAGTTAGGTTCTTTACAATCGATTTGAAGTGGGTTTTTACCTTCTGCTTCTAATGCAGGGTTATATCTGAATATTGGCCAGTATCCACATTCAGTAGCCATCTTCATTTCGTTTTGAACTTTAGACATTCCTTTCTTTAATCCGTGGTTGATACATGGAGCGTATGCAATGATTAAAGATGGTCCGTTATAAGCTTCAGCTTCTTTTAAAGCTTTTAAGTATTGTTGTTGGTTTGCACCCATACATACTTGAGCTACATAGATGTGTCCATAAGACATAGCTATTGCAGCAAGGTCTTTTTTCTTAACTGATTTTCCTGCAGCTGCGAATTTTGCAATTGCTCCTGTAGGTGTTGATTTAGAAGCTTGTCCTCCAGTATTTGAGTAAACTTCTGTATCTAGAACTACTACGTTAACGTCTTCTTTAGAAGCTAGAACGTGGTCAACTCCACCATAACCGATGTCATATGCCCATCCGTCTCCTCCGAAGATCCATTGAGATTTCTTAGCTAAGTATTGTTTTAAGCTTAAGATTTCTTTACATACTTCACAATCTTTTCCTTCTAAAGCAGCGATTATCTTATCAGATACTTCTCTTGATTTAGCAGCAAATGATCTATTTTCTATCCATTCTTTGAATAAGTCAGCAACTTCTGCTGGAACTTTATCCATATTTTCTTCCATTATATTTTGAAGTCTATCTCTCATAGTTTCTACAGCAACGTGCATTCCCATTCCGTACTCAGCGTTGTCTTCGAATAGAGATGATCCCCATGATGGTCCATGTCCATCTTTGTTAGTTGTATATGGAGTAGCTGGTGCAGATCCACTGTATATTGAAGAACATCCAGTAGCGTTAGCTATCATCATTCTTTCTCCAAATAATTGAGTTATAGTTTTTAAGTATGGAGTTTCTCCACATCCTGGACATGCTCCGTGGAATTCGAATAATGGTTGAGAGAATTGAGATCCTTTTACAGTATCTTTAGCCATTAAGTTACTTCTGTATTCAACATGGTTGAATAAGTAAGCAGCTTTCTTATCTTCTTGTTTCTCTAAAGATTCTCCTATAGTTACCATTACTAATGCTTTTTCTTTAGCTGGACATACGTTAGCACATGATCCACATCCTGTACAGTCTAAAGTTGAAACTTGCATTCTGTATTGGAATCCTTCTAATCCTTTTCCAACTGGTTTAATAGTTGTTAATTCAACTGGAGATGCAGCTTTTTCTTCTTCAGTCATTAAGAATGGTCTGATTACTGCATGTGGACATACATATGAACATTGGTTACATTGGATACAGTTTTCAGCTTTCCATTCAGGAACGTGAACTGCAATTCCTCTCTTTTCAAAAGCAGAAGTTCCGTTTTCAAATGTTCCATCTTCATATCCATTGAATGTAGAAACTGGTAAATCGTATCCTTTAATTGCGTTGATTGGTCTAGCAATTTTTTCTACGAATAACTCAGTTTTTGATTTTTCGTGGCATCCACAAGAGCAGCATTCTTCAGCTGGTTTTAATTCTTCTACTGGTAAATCAGCCCAAGCTGGATCTACTGGTACTTCTACTAATCCTTCTGCTCCTTTATCTATTGCGTTATAGTTCATTTGAACTATATCGTCACCTTTTTTAGCATAAGATTTTTTAGCATAATCTTTCATGTATTGTTGAGCTTCTTCAAATGGAATAATGTCAGCTAGTTTAAAGAAAGCAGCTTGCATTATTGTATTTGTTCTTTGTCCTAATCCGATTTCTTCAGCTAATTTAGTAGCGTTGATTATGAATAATCTTGCTCCGTTTTTAGCTAAGTCTCTCTTAACTTTGTTAGGAATTTCTTTTACAGCTTCTTCAGCAGTCCAGATACAGTTGATTAAGAATGATCCACCTTTTCTGATTCCTGAAGTCATATCATATTGATGTAAGTAAGCTGGTACTGAACATGCTACGAAATGTGGGTTAGAAATTAAGTAGCTTGCTTTAATAGGAGATTTTCCGAATCTTAAGTGAGATCTAGTAACTCCTCCTGATTTTTTAGAGTCATATGCGAAATATCCTTGAGCATATAAATCTGTTTTGTCTCCGATAATTTTTATAGAGTTTTTGTTAGCTCCAACTGTTCCGTCAGCTCCTAATCCGAAGAATAGACACTCTTTTACGTCGTCACCAGTTACAGTTACAGGTGCTCCTACTTCTAGAGATGTGAAAGTAACGTCATCTACGATTCCTACTGTGAATCTATCTTTTGGTTGGTCTAATTTTAAGTTATCAAATACAGCTATTACATGAGCTGGAGTAGTATCTTTAGAAGATAGTCCGTATCTTCCTCCTACGATTACTGGAGCATTTTCTCTTCCATAGAATAGAGATTGAATGTCAAGTAATAATGGTTCTCCTTGTGATCCAGGCTCTTTAGTTCTGTCAAGAACTGCGATTTTCTTAACTGTTGATGGGAATACATCAAAGAAGTATTTAGCAGAGAATGGTCTGTATAAGTGTACAGATAAGATTCCTACTTTTTCTCCTTTAGCATTTAAGTAATCAATTGTTTCTTCTGATATAGGACAAATTGATCCCATAGCTACGATGATTCTTTCAGCATCTGGTGCTCCATAGTAGTTGAAAGGTTTGTAATCTCTTCCAGTTACTTTAGAGATTTCTGCCATATAGTGAGCTACTACATCAGGTACTGCATCATAGAATTTGTTTTGAGCTTCTCTTGTTTGGAAGTAAACGTCATCGTTTTCTGCAGTTCCTCTTGTTACTGGGTGCTCAGGGTTAAGAGCTCTGTCTCTGAAAGCTTGTACAGCATCCATATCTATTAAGTTTTTGAATACTTCATAATCCATTACTTCTACTTTTTGAATTTCGTGAGAAGTTCTGAATCCATCAAAGAAGTGTAAGAAAGGTACTCTTGTTTTGATAGCTGCTAAGTGAGCTACTCCTGCAAGGTCCATAACTTCTTGAACTGAGTTAGTTGCTAACATAGCAAATCCAGTTTGTCTAGCAGCATAAATATCTTGGTGGTCTCCGAAGATAGATAATGCTTGAGCTGATAATGCTCTTGCTGATACGTGAATTACTCCTGGTAATAATTCCCCTGCTATTTTGTACATGTTAGGTATTTTTAGTAATAATCCTTGTGAAGCTGTATAAGTTGTTGTTAGTGCTCCTGCTTGTAAAGATCCGTGTACAGTTCCTGCTGCTCCAGCTTCTGATTGCATTTCTACAACTTTTACTGGTACTCCAAATATGTTTTTCATTCCTTTTGAAGCCCATTCATCTGTATACTCAGCCATTGGTGATGATGGAGTGATAGGATAAATTCCTGCTACTTCAGTAAACGCATATGAAGCGTATGCTGCTGCTTGGTTTCCATCCATTGTCTGCATTTTTTTAACCATTACAATTTCCTCCTATAAATTCTTTCTGAAAGTATTTTTTATTTACTTCTATATACTATTTTAAATCATATTTAAAATTTGTCAATTATAATTTTAAAATTTTTTGAAAAATTTTTATGTTATCTAACAAAATTATTTTCCAGTTACTATTCTATAAGTATCTCTAGCTATTACTAATTCTTCATTTGTAGGTATTTTATAGATTAATACTTTAGAATCTTCAGCAGATAATTTTACATTACCTTTTTGTCTTACTGAGTTAACAGCTTTATCAATTTTTGCTCCTATAAATTCTAATCCTTCGATTACTCTTTCTCTGATTCCAGCTGCATTTTCTCCAATTCCTCCAGCAAAGCAGATAGCGTCTACTCCACCCATAGCTGCTGCATAAGCTCCTACATATGATTTAATTCTGTAGATAAACATATCTTCAGCTAATTTAGCTCTTTCGTCTCCTTCAGCTACTCCATTTTCCATATCTCTACAGTCTGAAGATTTTCCAAAAATTCCAAGAATTCCAGATTGTTTATTTAATCTGTTATCCATTTCTTTATCAGATAATCCTCTTTTATTTTTTATAAATAAAACTGCTGCTGGGTCGATATCTCCACATCTAGTTCCCATCATTAATCCTTGTAATGGAGTTAATCCCATTGATGTATCTATTGATTTTCCATCTAATACTGCAGATACAGAAGCTCCATTTCCTAAGTGACATACTATTATTTTTGAGTGCTCAGGATTTCCCATTATTTCTCTCATAGTTTCAGATACATATAAGTGAGATGTTCCATGGAATCCATATTTTCTTACTTTTAATTCTGTATAATCTTCATATGGAAG
Proteins encoded in this window:
- the nifJ gene encoding pyruvate:ferredoxin (flavodoxin) oxidoreductase, whose product is MVKKMQTMDGNQAAAYASYAFTEVAGIYPITPSSPMAEYTDEWASKGMKNIFGVPVKVVEMQSEAGAAGTVHGSLQAGALTTTYTASQGLLLKIPNMYKIAGELLPGVIHVSARALSAQALSIFGDHQDIYAARQTGFAMLATNSVQEVMDLAGVAHLAAIKTRVPFLHFFDGFRTSHEIQKVEVMDYEVFKNLIDMDAVQAFRDRALNPEHPVTRGTAENDDVYFQTREAQNKFYDAVPDVVAHYMAEISKVTGRDYKPFNYYGAPDAERIIVAMGSICPISEETIDYLNAKGEKVGILSVHLYRPFSAKYFFDVFPSTVKKIAVLDRTKEPGSQGEPLLLDIQSLFYGRENAPVIVGGRYGLSSKDTTPAHVIAVFDNLKLDQPKDRFTVGIVDDVTFTSLEVGAPVTVTGDDVKECLFFGLGADGTVGANKNSIKIIGDKTDLYAQGYFAYDSKKSGGVTRSHLRFGKSPIKASYLISNPHFVACSVPAYLHQYDMTSGIRKGGSFLINCIWTAEEAVKEIPNKVKRDLAKNGARLFIINATKLAEEIGLGQRTNTIMQAAFFKLADIIPFEEAQQYMKDYAKKSYAKKGDDIVQMNYNAIDKGAEGLVEVPVDPAWADLPVEELKPAEECCSCGCHEKSKTELFVEKIARPINAIKGYDLPVSTFNGYEDGTFENGTSAFEKRGIAVHVPEWKAENCIQCNQCSYVCPHAVIRPFLMTEEEKAASPVELTTIKPVGKGLEGFQYRMQVSTLDCTGCGSCANVCPAKEKALVMVTIGESLEKQEDKKAAYLFNHVEYRSNLMAKDTVKGSQFSQPLFEFHGACPGCGETPYLKTITQLFGERMMIANATGCSSIYSGSAPATPYTTNKDGHGPSWGSSLFEDNAEYGMGMHVAVETMRDRLQNIMEENMDKVPAEVADLFKEWIENRSFAAKSREVSDKIIAALEGKDCEVCKEILSLKQYLAKKSQWIFGGDGWAYDIGYGGVDHVLASKEDVNVVVLDTEVYSNTGGQASKSTPTGAIAKFAAAGKSVKKKDLAAIAMSYGHIYVAQVCMGANQQQYLKALKEAEAYNGPSLIIAYAPCINHGLKKGMSKVQNEMKMATECGYWPIFRYNPALEAEGKNPLQIDCKEPNWDKYEEYLLGEVRYATLSKANPAEAKALYERNKAEAQRRWRQYNRLAAMDFSAEKK
- a CDS encoding acetate kinase, whose translation is MKVLVINCGSSSLKYQLMNPETREVFAKGLCERIGIDGSRMEYEVPAKDYEVKIEKPMPTHKEALELVINAITDKEHGVIASVDEVEAIGHRMVHGGETFASSVLLTEEAMAAVEANNELAPLHNPANLMGVRTCMALMPGKPNVGVFDTAFHQTMPPKAFMYALPYEDYTELKVRKYGFHGTSHLYVSETMREIMGNPEHSKIIVCHLGNGASVSAVLDGKSIDTSMGLTPLQGLMMGTRCGDIDPAAVLFIKNKRGLSDKEMDNRLNKQSGILGIFGKSSDCRDMENGVAEGDERAKLAEDMFIYRIKSYVGAYAAAMGGVDAICFAGGIGENAAGIRERVIEGLEFIGAKIDKAVNSVRQKGNVKLSAEDSKVLIYKIPTNEELVIARDTYRIVTGK